The region tcctcccgcgAAAATTTATCCGAAGAGCGACCGCCTGTCACTCCCCGAACATCCACCCGGTCGCCATTACCAGGTGAGAGCGCCGAGTCCAGCCCTGGGGAGGCGAAGGCCAGCTGCCCCCTCCCCCCATCCACCCCGGACCGCCTGTCCGGAGTGCACGCCGCAGTCCCGACCGGGGCGCCCCCCTCGGGCACCGAGGCAAACGGGAGCGTTGAGGCCACCTGCCCCACGCCCTCCCGCCGAACCTGCGCATCCGCCTGCAATGGTCGCCCAACCAAAGGCGTGAGAGGAGAGGGGGCCATCAGCCCCGACCCCCCAACCGGAGACTGAGGGGGGGCCTCCAAAGAACCCTGATCCGGACCCCCAGATGAGATCGGCCCCCCCGCCTGCACCCCAGCCACGTCACCACAAGCGGAAGTAGTCGAGTCCACAATATCCAACCTCGCTCCCTCACCCGAAACCTCCACACCCGCATCCTCAAAATCCAAAGCCGGTAAAGAATACTCAAAGTCCTCAATAGACTCCACCCGCTCACTCCACAGTCTCGGAGGAGCGGACGCAGGACCAAAGGAACCAAATCGCAAAGTGGTCGACGGCACAGACGCTCCAGGCGCCGTTCCTCCTCCTGCTGCCTTACTCGTCGGCTCCGGCCTCTTGGCCATCTCACTCACAGAACCATCGGCCATTTTTTCCTTACCAGCTGTATCATCGTCACCTTCACTCATGTCATCACCAGTGGCAGCTGGAACCTCGGCAAAGAGGCTATCATCCTCAAACTAAATCTCAAGAGTGTATACCTGCCCTCGAAAAACCCACTTAACCATGTCGGGCACATAGTCGATGTCCAGAATACTGACCAACAGGCGAGCAATCCCATGAGCTCGAGTAAAGTCCATATCGACTCGTTCGGTCTTACCCACCATAAGACCGAGACTAGCAACCTCCCTGGTGTCCCGCAGTAACTCAGACGGAGCCCCCGAAAAGCGCAACCAGGCCTGGATAAGGGGTGTACCCTGGGGCTCAACCAGCTTCCACTCCTGGAACTCAAGTACGTCCTCTGTACCTAGGATCTTACACATCCCAAAGCTCAGCAACCTTTGTAAGTCCTCCACAGTTGGGAACTGAACCCTGAAAACGTTGGTCTCCAACCTGACAAGCTCCCAATGGAAGTCACCTGGTGCCAGCTCCCGGAGACGCTGAATAATCTGAGCCTCAGACACTTGCCCTCTAGTCACTTTCACTATCCCAGTTGTCGAACTGTGCTCCTCCTGAGGAACCTCCCTCTCAGTCGGTGACTCAAAAAACGTGAGTTCAGAACAAAAGACACCATATGTCATGAGGCTCGGTCTCTGCGCCCGCTCCAGCGGACACACTCCAGCCTCGTGTGCAGGCTTACCACAAGAATCACAAATAACAGCCACACACTCAGCAATAAAATGACCCTTATCGCCACACCTATAACAAAGCATTCTTTCCTTTTTCTTAGCAAACTTAGCAGCCCTGTCCACCTCAGTACTGTCAGAGCCGTCCGCCGACATATCCTGAGTATCGGCCTCGACCGGAACCTCTACAGCGGCCGGTTCCGTCACTACGTCCATCGCCTGGCAAGCCAAATCTGTCTCCTCAGCAATAGCATCGACTACCGTCTCAACCGTAGTATGATGTTGTCTTGGACGGTACCGACCCCCTCGGCCTCCTCGGCCACGATATCCGCGGAAACTGCCTCGGTTACGATTAGCTGGCCCAGTCGTCCCTTCGACAAAACCACCAGGCGACCCCAAGAAAGGCCTCTCAGCCGAACCATCACTCTGCCAGGCATATCCCCATCCGCCACCCGTAGACGAGGATCCCCGGTGCTGTCCATCACCATATGTATTGTACCCGTCGTCACCCCACTGCCCTCGAAGTACCGCTCGAACATCCGCCTTAGCCGGAACTGGAGGTGGCTGAGCCTGCTGCAGCACCGGCGTCGCCGCATCGCTGACTTGCCTAGCCACAAAGTGCGGCGGTCTAGCTCCCACCTGCGCCACAGGGGGCAGGCCATGGGCACCCAGGGGCGGCGGCCTTGCCAGTGCACCTCGTCCCGCTGTAGCTCCAGTCGTCGGCACCGTCGGCCTAGGGCCACCACGCCCCGCCGCTGTGATCACCGGCGCGGTCGGGCGGAACCCATCCGGAGCAGCCACACCGCGTCCCGCTGGATTGATCTTGGCCCCGCCCACATGTGCTCGTTGGCCGCCGGCAACCGAACCAGGACGCCCCGCCGCCGGATCCGCTCGCAGGGGTGGAGGGGCGCCACCACGGCCGGCAGCAAGTGgcacgccggcgccgccgccacccGTGCCCGCAGGGGCGCCGCCTCCGCTGCGACCAGCAGCCGGCGCCTGCGAAGGCCCTCCGCGGCCCACAGCGCCCGGAGAAACCCCAGTGGCTGCGCCCGGTGGAACCCCACGTCCCGCCATCGCAAGGAGAGGAGGTATTCGAGCAGCCCGTCCTCCGCCGCGATCAGCAAAGCGCGGTCGTCCGCCTCCATTCCGAACCCTAGCTCGAACCGTACGTGTGCATGGGGGTGTAGTCGTCGGCTGTGGATCAGACCGGGCCTCATACCCTGCGTCCAGAAGCCCAACATCTAACTTGGCCGGTTCACTCAGAACCGGCCCACCCACCAGACGACCCAACTCACGGCCCAGCAAGGCATTCAAACGAGCGACCCTGTGATCGCGGATCTCAGCGCTGCGGTCGATCGCCGGCGCCGGCACCGTGGCCGCCGACGACCGCCGAGCCTTCTTTCTCCTTACTATCTTCCATGAATTGTCAGTGATGAAATCGGAAAGAACAGGTTTAGGAAGACACACCTTCGAAATCGGTCCCTTCCATGGCCTGACCGCCGATGCCGCATTCCTCCGATGAACTACACGTCGCACCAGCTCCTTCCTCTCGTCCGGATGAAGCCCCACCCGCGCCGGATCCTCCACCGGCACTACCGTGTCTACGGTCTTGGCCACATCATCTTCATCATATCCTGCATGAAAAAGATCGCCTATCAAATCCGAAGGTGTAGGCGAGTGCGGCGAACCTTCTGAGCCTTCGTTGTCTCCGGCGTCATCCTCGTCGTCCGCCTCCAACAGAGCCCAAAAACGGCCCCCGATGCCTGCCCGCGCAGCCGCCGCGGAGGGACACGGCGCGGCCGCGGTCCCCCGGGGATTCGCTCTAGGAGTCACCCGGGGAGTCGCCCCAGCCATCCTTGTTTGCCTCTTCCCACGTACCTAGTGGCTAGCTCGCAGGTTCGTCGACAACCGATGGTCAAGTAATCATAATGAATATGCAGCGAAAATATATGCAGCGAAAATATATAGACCTTGACTATAGTATTTTTGGGAATGTTCAGATGCGCCATGCGAAAGGTTCTACGTGCTCATAATCTGTAGAGCTACTTATACTATTACagtttttttttcacaaaaaaatgtaCTCCTATTGTAGATTTCTCTCAATAAATTTGCGCCATCTGATTTTCGCTTTTCTAAGACTTCTATGTTTTGCAGGGGTTTAGATctctttactactccctccgtccggaaatacttgtccgaggaatggatgtatctagatgtattttagttctagatacatccatttgtattCATTtttacgacaagtatttccggacggagggagtagatagcaaCATGATATACCCTCTCTTTTGAACGTAATCTGGGAGTGGTATCTTTATTTTATACGACCTTATGGTCGAGTTCCACTGTCATCAAGATAACTGAGATACTGAAGTACTACAGTAGTTCAGCATCCAAGTGTACTTTTTTTTAGGGTAGCATCCAAGTGTATTAAACTGCTGCTGTGTTTTACAAAAGCCAGAGGCCGAACGGCCGAGTTGTGTGGTAATCGCCATCTAGGCTCTCTCTCGTCGCTCAGCAAGGCCCATTCAACGTTCCCCCTTTCTTTCGTTCCTGTGCTTCCTCGTTGTCCGGAGAGATGATGGGTCGAGCTCCTCCAATGGAGGCAGCGGCTGCTACGCTGCCCGCACCCACTAGTATCTCTCATTTCTACTAGTAGTAGTTTCTACTCAGCTGTGCTTTATTGGTGGTGACCGGAGCTTGCACGCTAGATGCTCGTTGTTTTGCGAAGCAGAAATTCCCCCTTAAATAGGAACATCTTTCAACCAATCGCACTTGTCTCGGTGAAATATCCACAGGTGGCCGATGAAACCACCCATCATAAGACTGTAACTTATGTACACTCTAGATTATACGAATATCCATTTTGGCTCCCCAGCTCATCTGATCTCGGTGAACAGTGAAATcgaaaaaaaaatactaaaaacattcaaAAAATTCCTGATTTTTTTGGTGTGAAATATATTTTAGTGCGTGAGGTCCGTTCCAAATTTAAACTCATTTGGAGATCTGAGCTGCTCTCAGCAAGAATAACAAAATCTGCCCCGGACAGTGCCAAACAGTAAACTATTTCAcagaccctaatttttttttgttgagagttgctcagatgtccaaatgagctgaaatttggcacGAACCACACGCACTAAACCGTCTTCCAtgccaaaaaaattcagaattttttgaatttttctagtatttcttttgattttactgttcatgcgcgGGAACAGATGAGCTCAGGAGCCATTTAGCCGTATATTTATACTCTTCGTGCACCTGGCATGTTTGTCATGTTAATAAATTTGGGAGTTATTTTCTTCTGGTATTAGTCCAGTTCTAAATCCTGATTTCTCAACAAAGTTATCTATTTTTTTTTCATTATGCTGGGTACTTGCATTCCAGTATAGGGTAGACAATATGGTGTATCCCCTACTGGACCTCACCCTAGTTGTCTATTGCATCGTTCTTTTCACATCGATCATTGTCTCTTATTAAATTTTACTTCATATGAGAACTAATCAAGTTATCTGGACACTCATTGCAGGTCAAAAGCATACCGGATACCTTCACGTCATTGCACACTTATTTGAACTCGTTCAAATGCCCTCTGATTGAAGAAGTACATGCTGATGTCTTTTCATCATTGGACGGTTATGCTCAGGCAAACTTTATAGAAATAATGTGGGTGGAGAAACTTGATGATGAGAAATCAATATTCTGTTTTGAGGTTTCCGAGCCATCAAAGAATCCGAAGTCGAGGGAGACATACGATCCCAAAGAAGGGGACATCATGGTTGTGTCCTTGCAGAAACCACAACATGTGTCTGATTTGACACAAAATAAGGGATCATATGTTTTAGGTTCAGTTCTAAAATGTGGAGACAAAGAAGACGGAGACATCCCACCCAATTGTTGTATTGTTCGGTTTTCATCCACTATTCCTGTTGAAGTAGATCCAGAAACAAAAATTCCTACGGGGCCATCATTTGCTGTGTTTCTCATAAATATGAAGACATACAACCGTATATGGGGTTGCCTTTATGCGGAAGGAGAGCATCAGAACGGAAACAGTAGTACTGGCATCGTCGATCTGGTGTGGCGATACAAGCAAAGGGTAGGCCAGTTGTTTAATATGCAAAAATAAGTTTAGGTCCTTTTTGATACCTTATTCTACCTGATATCAACTTTTATATGTATTAAAAGTTAGTACTTGCTACATGGATAGGCACGAGCTCTTACTTTCTGGTTATGCTTTGGCAACCGTGGCTCCATGCAAAATTCTCTGCATTAACATTAATTTGCTAATGCTTACAGTTCATATCACATTGAACCTGACAGTGATAGTAACCATGTCCTCTGAATGTAAATGAGACAACTCCCATACCTTATTTCACAATGAAATGTTTTTATACTCATTATTCTAGATAAATGATTTACTTGCCATCTGCCCTTGAAGGTAGTGGATGATCTCTCGTCATGCTCGGAGATATCTCAATGCTTCACTCATAGATCAATTGATGGTCTTGGCCTTGAGAAGTTCAACTTAAATGATTCA is a window of Triticum dicoccoides isolate Atlit2015 ecotype Zavitan chromosome 2B, WEW_v2.0, whole genome shotgun sequence DNA encoding:
- the LOC119361042 gene encoding uncharacterized protein LOC119361042, whose protein sequence is MRKVKSIPDTFTSLHTYLNSFKCPLIEEVHADVFSSLDGYAQANFIEIMWVEKLDDEKSIFCFEVSEPSKNPKSRETYDPKEGDIMVVSLQKPQHVSDLTQNKGSYVLGSVLKCGDKEDGDIPPNCCIVRFSSTIPVEVDPETKIPTGPSFAVFLINMKTYNRIWGCLYAEGEHQNGNSSTGIVDLVWRYKQRINDLLAICP